In Nitrospirota bacterium, the genomic window CAATTTCGCTACGGTGCTCTTCCCCGATCCGCTCCGCCCGACAACGCCGATCGTCATGCCGGGCTCGATGGCAAAGCTGATGTCCCTCAAGATCTCAGGACCATCCGTCCTATATCTGAATCGAACACCTTCAAACCTGACATGTCCCTTTATGGCGAGAAGGCGTGCCTTTGCAGGGTTCATGGCAGGCTCGGGCTTTGCATTAAAGATATCGCCGAGCCTGCGTATGGAAAGTCCGGTCTGCTGGAAGTCCTGCCACATCTGTACCAGCCTCAGCACCGGGTCGCTCACTCGCGCTGAAAGCATCTGAAAGGCGATGAGCTGGCCGACGGTCAATTTGCCGTCAATGACGAGATGCGCTCCTGCCCAAAGGATTACCAGGTAGGACGCCCTCTGGATGAGCTGTCCCAGAGCGCTTGCGCTCCCCGACAGCTGATAGGTCTTGAAGCTCGCCCGTATATAGCTCGAGAGGAGCCCCTCCCATTTTTTCTGCACTTCGGGCTCAAGGGCAAAGGATTTCACGGTCTGTACTCCGGAGACCGCCTCGACCAGATAGGACTGTGCATCGGCCCCCCTATTGAACCGCTCATCGAGGCGGTGTCTGAGCAGGGGCGTGACTACTGCAGAAAGCGCCGCAAAGAGCGGCAGGGCGGCAAGGGCGACGAGGGTCAAGGTCGTACTGTAGAAGAACATCACGATGATGAAAAGCACCATGAACATGACATCGAGTACTGCAGTAAGAGGGGTGCCGGTGAGAAAGTGGCGTATATTCTCGAGCTCCCGCACACGGGCAACCGTGTCGCCTACTCTCCGCACTTCAAAGTATCTAAGCGGCAGGGCGAAGAGATGCCTGAAGAGACGCGTACTCAATACCACATCGATCTTGCTCGTCGTATGAGTAAACACATAGGTCCTCAATATGCTCAGGACTGCTTCGAACAGCGCTATGGCAGCCAGGCCGATGGCGAGCACATCGAGGGTGGTCAAACCCCGATGGACGAGGACTTTGTCGATGATGACCTGGGTAAAGAGGGGGGTAACAAGGCCGAATATCTGGAGCATCAGTGAGGCGATCAGAACGGTTGAGAGTGACTTCCTGTATTTCCAGATAGAAGGAATGAACCATTTGAGACCGAATATCTCTTCAGAATGGAGAAAGCCGCTCCCCCGAGGGGAAAGAAGAATAACCACTCCCTTCCATAACCCGAGAAATTCCTCCTTTTTTACAATCCTTGGCCTGTTTTCTGCAGGGTTGAGAATGAGCAACTGCTCCCCTTCGGCTTTCGCCAGAACGGCATAGCCTTCGCCGGTCTCTATAACAGCGGGGAGGAAAAGCTTGGAAAGCTTTTCGTAGGCAACCGATGATGCTTTAGACTTGAAACCAAGCTCTCGCGCAGCCCGCACCATATCGGTGGTGCTCATGCCCTCTGCGCCGATGGCAAAGGCGTGCTTGATCTGGCCGGGATCAGCAGCGATGCCGTGGTATTTGGCGACCATCACGAGACAGCTGAGGCCGGTGTCGACCTTCGGTGGCCCGTGGGTGCCGTCTCCTGCAGGGCCTGTCATGGCCGCTCCGGCCTCGGTATGATACGGTGTTTGCTCTGTACGGCGAGGTGACGGCACGTCGAAGATGAGAGGAGCAGAAGATCAGTCAGCGAGGGGATTGCCCGGAGAACTGCTTTGAAGAAAGGACTCCCCATAAGGAAATCCCTTGAATACACCTCCGTCATAAAGCCCCCCTCTTTACCCGAAGTCATGGTGAATCGATGGCTGTTTTTATACCACATATTCAGCACTCAAGTCACCTCTTTTTTAAAAGAGAGCAACCAGAGCTCAAGGAGCTAAATGGAAGAGAGCCTCGTAATAAGTGTGTTGCCGGCCAGGACCCGCCGACCTGCTGATTACGAATCAGCCGCGCCCTACCGTCTGCCTATCTGCTGAGTGAACTGCTTCGTATGGGCGTGGCAGAGGGCGAGGGCGAGGGCGTCGGCGCTGTCGGGGGAGAGGGCGCGGTCGATCTTCAGGATCTCGCGGACCATGTGCTGGACCTGGTTCTTGTCGGCGCGACCGTAGCCGACGACGGCCTTTTTGACCTCGAGGGCGCTGTATTCGTAGAGGGGGAGGTTGGTCAAGGCGGCGGCGATGAGGACGACGCCGCGGGCGTGGCCCAGACTGAGGGCGGCGCGCACGCTCTTGGCGAAGAACATGCGCTCGATGATGATCTCGTCAGGCTTGTACTCGTCGAGCATCTCGACGAGCCCGGTGTAGAGCTCCTTGAGCCGCTCGGGGAGCGGCATGCGCGCGGGCAGCACTATTCTTCCGGAGGAGAGATAGAAGCAGTTCCGCGCCTGCGTCCGGCGCTGCGACGGCGAGGGCTGTGCAACCTGAATGAGGCCGTAGCCGCAGTTGAAACTGCCGGGGTCGATACCTACTATCTTCATCAGTGCGGTAAGCGCTCGCTGTCCGGAGATCGAGACATGCGGCTGCTTACGCGCTGTACGCTACAACGCGACAACCGCGTCTCATTTCTTTCTCGGCGCTTCGAAGAGGATCTCTTCCACGATCTGGCAGATGACATGGCCGAGGGTGATGTGCGTCTCCTGGACGCGGGGCGTATCGTCGGTGGGGACGACAAAGGCATAGTCGCATTTCGCCGCGAACTTCTCGCCCTTCTGCCCGGTAAGGGCGATCGTCGTCAGGCCCTTCTTCTTCGCCACGTCCACCGCTTTCAGGATATTCTTCGAGCCGCCGCTCGTGCTGATGGCGATCACGATGTCGCCTTCGTCCGCCAGTGTCTTTACCTGCCGCGCAAAGATCTCGTCGTAATCGTAGTCGTTCGCTATGGAGGAGAGCACCGCCATGTCGGTATTGAGCGCCAGGGCGGGAAGGCCGGGCCGGTCTTTCTTGAAGCGGTTGACGAACTCCGCCGCGATATGCGAGGCGTCGCAGGCGCTGCCGCCGTTGCCGAAGAGGAGCAGCTTCCTGCCGTCGTTGAAGGCGTCCGCGATGAGCTTCGCGGTATCGATGATGAGGTCGAGGTAGGTTTTGACGAACTTCTCTTTGACGCGTATGCTGTCATCGAACGCCTTGAGCACCTTCTTTTCCATCCCGTTAGTCTAATGGAGGGGAATCGGGATAGTCAAGAATTGAAGACGGGATAGAGCTTGTCGTAGGTGGCGAGGATATGCTCGGGGATCACCCGCACCTCGCCGGTGATGGTCATGAAATTCGCGTCCCCGGCCCACCGCGGCACGATATGGATGTGGAGGTGCTCTTCGATGCCTGCGCCCGCGACCTCGCCGATGTTGATGCCTATATTGAAGCCTTCGGGATGAAAGGCCTTCCTGAGGCATTCGACGGCATACCCGGTCACTGTCATCAGCTCGGCGAGCACGTCGTCGGGGAACCCCTCGAGCGTCGACGCGTGATGGTACGGCACGACCATGAGGTGGCCGTTGTTGTAGGGATATTTGTTCATGATCACGAAGACCCTGGCCGCGCGGTAGAGAATGAGGGTGTCCCTGTCGTCGGTCCGCTGCGGGTAGACGCAGAAGATGCAGTCCTTTTCCTTTTCCGAAAGGATATAGTCCATCCGCCACGGCGCCCAGAGGACCTTCATACGTCCCCGGCCTCTTCGCCCAACCGCTTCAGCACCGCCTGCGCATCCTCCCAGGTGCGCCACTTGTCTTTCGGGTTCCTGAGCAGATAGGCGGGATGGAAGGTCGGCATGACCGGGATGCCCCTATAGTCGAAGAACTTCCCCCTGCTGCGGGTGATCGAGAATTTGGTTATCGGCGTAGTGAGGCCCATGAGCGTATGGGCGGCTATCTTCCCGAGCGAGACGATCACCCGGGGCGCGACGATCTCGATCTGGCGGTCGAGGAAGGGAAAGCAGGTCTGCATCTCGTCATCCTGGGGGTCGCGGTTCATCGGCGGCCTGCACTTGACGATATTGGCGATATAGACCTCCTCCCGCGCGAACCCCATCTTCTCGATGAGCCGCGTCAGGAGCTGGCCGGCATCGCCGACAAAGGGCCTGCCCCGGCGGTCCTCTTCCTGGCCGGGCGCCTCGCCGATGAACATCACCCTCGCGCCGGGGTCACCCTCCCCGAAGACGAGCGTCGTCCTCCCCTTCGAGAGCTTGCACCGCTCGCAGTAGCCGATCTCTTCCCGGAGCAGCCGGAGCAGCTCCACGCGGTCGCGCGCGGCGTCACGCGTAACCGGCGCTGCAGCCGGGCGGCGGGACTCATCGGTAATCGTGCGGTGCGGTGCGGAAGGCAGCTGCTCTGTCCGCGGCTCTCTCTTCGCCGCTTTCCGCTCCGCCGGCGCTGCGCTGCGGATGCTGAAGGGCAGCCGCTCGAACCCGAGCTCCTTGTAGAATTCGAGCGCGAGCCTGACGCTCTCCTGCAGGGAAGGCCGCTCCATCCTTATCGCCCTCCCCACTTCAGCTTCTCTCTCAAGACCTGGAAATAATCGCGCTGGAGCGGGATCAGGAGCTTTGTCGTAAACCGCGATTTACGCACCGCCACGGTATCGTCCCGCTGCAGGGAGAAGCCGGTCTGTCCGTCGAGGGTGAGAAAGACATCCTCGCTCTCGGAGCGGAGCACCACATCGATGTCGAAGGTGTCGGGCAGCACGATCGGCCTGTTGGTCAGCGTATGGGGACAGATGGGGGTCACCATGATGCTGTTAAGCGTGGGATAGAGGATGGGGCCGCCTGCTGAGAGCGAATAGGCCGTAGAGCCGGTGGGTGTTGCGATGATCAGGCCGTCGGCCCGGTAGGTCGTTACATAGGTACTATTGATGTTCGTCTCGAGGTCGATGATGCGCGCGAGGGCGCCCTTGGTGATCACCACATCGTTGAGCACCACGAAGCCGGCCACGGTCTCTCCCCTGCGCAGGACCGAGGCGGTGAGCATGATGCGCTCCTCGACGTGGCACGCCCCGGCGAGCACCTCCTCCAGCGCGCGCAGTATCTCGTCCCGGTTCACTTCGGTGATGAACCCGAGGCCGCCGAGATTGACGCCGAGGATCGGAACACCCCGGTCTCCCACGAGCCGCGCTACCGTCAGCATCGTCCCGTCGCCGCCGAGGACGATGATCATATCCGCCCTCTCCGGGATCTCTTCGCTTTTATATCCCCGGAGCCCGAGCGCCCCGGCCGGTCTCTCCTCGACGAGCACCTCGTGTCCCCGCTCCCTGAGCCAGGGCAGCAGGGTCCGCAGTATCTCGACCGGCTCGGGCCGGCCTATCTTGCAGATGATCCCGATCCTCTTCATGTCCTCTTCACGTCCGTTATGGGCGGCGACCGCTGAGCTCGTCCTCGGTTATGCCCTCGATGATAATTTCACGTCCATGATCGCAATACGTGAGCCGCACGGTAACCGCATCACCGGGGATCTCGGGCAGCCGCTCCGCCCACTCGATCACCGCTACACCGCCGGTGTCGATATATTCCCAGATCCCGAGGGCGTCGAGGTCCTCCTCCCGCTCGACCCGGTAGAGGTCGATGTGGTAAAAGGGAGGGTCCGTTTCGTACTCCGCTACGATCACGAAGCTCGCGCTGCCGATATTCCGCGGCGGGATGCCGAAGGCAGAGGCGATCCCCTTGATCAGCGTCGTCTTGCCCGCGCCCAGGTCGCCGAAGAGATAGACCGTAGCCGCGCCCCCCCGGGACTTCAGGGAGCGGCCGAGCGTGAATCCCGCCTCTTCGGTCTCTTCCGGCGATCGCGAAACGATCCTGACCATAGCTCTCTCCGCAGCGGTCATGCCCGCAGCCCTTCCCTACTCTCTCCCCATCCCCTTGATCATATCCATCTTGCCGATGATCCCCTTGAGCTTCCGCCCCTCGACGACCGGGATGAGGTGCATATTCTTCTCGGTCATGATGGTCGCCACCTCCTCGACCGGCGTATCCTCGGTGACGGTGACGACCTCCTTCACGCTGATGTCTTTCACCGTTGCCGCAGCCATCTTCCTCACCTCTTCCTCCATGCGGCCCGGGCTCTCGAGCATGATATAGGCGTCGAAGAGCCGCATGACCGTCGGGATATGGAGCCGCTTCTCGCGGACGATGAGATCATGCTCGGTGACGATGCCGACCAGGTCTCCCCGGTCGTCGACGACCGGCGCGCCGCTGATCCGGTGCTCTGTCAGAGTCCGCGCGAGGTCTTCTATCGTATCGTGCGGTTTCACGGTGATAACGTCTCTCGTCATGATGTCTTTCGCCCTCAGCATCGTATCTCCTCGTTTCGTGAATTGAGTGTCTTCCTATTATAAACCAGAGAGGCGCATCACAGCATCGCGATGAACGCGCACTGCCGGCCCGTGCTCCCTTTCGAAAAGCGATAGGAGAAGTATTTGTCGGGGAGGCAGAAGGTGCAGTCGCCCGAAACCCATACCTGCTCCGGCAGGACCCCCATCGAGAGGGCCTGGAGACGGTTCGCCTCCGGCAGATCGAGATGATACTTCTCGCCCCTCTTTCCGCAGTACGCACCGCTGCCGGTCGCCTTCTCGACCGCTTCGGCCACCTCGGGGCCGACTTCGTAACAGCAGCCCTTGATGCTCGGCCC contains:
- the tsaE gene encoding tRNA (adenosine(37)-N6)-threonylcarbamoyltransferase complex ATPase subunit type 1 TsaE — encoded protein: MVRIVSRSPEETEEAGFTLGRSLKSRGGAATVYLFGDLGAGKTTLIKGIASAFGIPPRNIGSASFVIVAEYETDPPFYHIDLYRVEREEDLDALGIWEYIDTGGVAVIEWAERLPEIPGDAVTVRLTYCDHGREIIIEGITEDELSGRRP
- the ruvC gene encoding crossover junction endodeoxyribonuclease RuvC, which encodes MMKIVGIDPGSFNCGYGLIQVAQPSPSQRRTQARNCFYLSSGRIVLPARMPLPERLKELYTGLVEMLDEYKPDEIIIERMFFAKSVRAALSLGHARGVVLIAAALTNLPLYEYSALEVKKAVVGYGRADKNQVQHMVREILKIDRALSPDSADALALALCHAHTKQFTQQIGRR
- a CDS encoding NAD(+)/NADH kinase translates to MKRIGIICKIGRPEPVEILRTLLPWLRERGHEVLVEERPAGALGLRGYKSEEIPERADMIIVLGGDGTMLTVARLVGDRGVPILGVNLGGLGFITEVNRDEILRALEEVLAGACHVEERIMLTASVLRRGETVAGFVVLNDVVITKGALARIIDLETNINSTYVTTYRADGLIIATPTGSTAYSLSAGGPILYPTLNSIMVTPICPHTLTNRPIVLPDTFDIDVVLRSESEDVFLTLDGQTGFSLQRDDTVAVRKSRFTTKLLIPLQRDYFQVLREKLKWGGR
- a CDS encoding uracil-DNA glycosylase, translating into MERPSLQESVRLALEFYKELGFERLPFSIRSAAPAERKAAKREPRTEQLPSAPHRTITDESRRPAAAPVTRDAARDRVELLRLLREEIGYCERCKLSKGRTTLVFGEGDPGARVMFIGEAPGQEEDRRGRPFVGDAGQLLTRLIEKMGFAREEVYIANIVKCRPPMNRDPQDDEMQTCFPFLDRQIEIVAPRVIVSLGKIAAHTLMGLTTPITKFSITRSRGKFFDYRGIPVMPTFHPAYLLRNPKDKWRTWEDAQAVLKRLGEEAGDV
- a CDS encoding D-sedoheptulose 7-phosphate isomerase; its protein translation is MEKKVLKAFDDSIRVKEKFVKTYLDLIIDTAKLIADAFNDGRKLLLFGNGGSACDASHIAAEFVNRFKKDRPGLPALALNTDMAVLSSIANDYDYDEIFARQVKTLADEGDIVIAISTSGGSKNILKAVDVAKKKGLTTIALTGQKGEKFAAKCDYAFVVPTDDTPRVQETHITLGHVICQIVEEILFEAPRKK
- a CDS encoding CBS domain-containing protein, whose translation is MLRAKDIMTRDVITVKPHDTIEDLARTLTEHRISGAPVVDDRGDLVGIVTEHDLIVREKRLHIPTVMRLFDAYIMLESPGRMEEEVRKMAAATVKDISVKEVVTVTEDTPVEEVATIMTEKNMHLIPVVEGRKLKGIIGKMDMIKGMGRE
- a CDS encoding HIT domain-containing protein translates to MKVLWAPWRMDYILSEKEKDCIFCVYPQRTDDRDTLILYRAARVFVIMNKYPYNNGHLMVVPYHHASTLEGFPDDVLAELMTVTGYAVECLRKAFHPEGFNIGINIGEVAGAGIEEHLHIHIVPRWAGDANFMTITGEVRVIPEHILATYDKLYPVFNS
- a CDS encoding type I secretion system permease/ATPase, with amino-acid sequence MTGPAGDGTHGPPKVDTGLSCLVMVAKYHGIAADPGQIKHAFAIGAEGMSTTDMVRAARELGFKSKASSVAYEKLSKLFLPAVIETGEGYAVLAKAEGEQLLILNPAENRPRIVKKEEFLGLWKGVVILLSPRGSGFLHSEEIFGLKWFIPSIWKYRKSLSTVLIASLMLQIFGLVTPLFTQVIIDKVLVHRGLTTLDVLAIGLAAIALFEAVLSILRTYVFTHTTSKIDVVLSTRLFRHLFALPLRYFEVRRVGDTVARVRELENIRHFLTGTPLTAVLDVMFMVLFIIVMFFYSTTLTLVALAALPLFAALSAVVTPLLRHRLDERFNRGADAQSYLVEAVSGVQTVKSFALEPEVQKKWEGLLSSYIRASFKTYQLSGSASALGQLIQRASYLVILWAGAHLVIDGKLTVGQLIAFQMLSARVSDPVLRLVQMWQDFQQTGLSIRRLGDIFNAKPEPAMNPAKARLLAIKGHVRFEGVRFRYRTDGPEILRDISFAIEPGMTIGVVGRSGSGKSTVAKLMQRLYIPEAGNILIDGIDISLADPAWLRCQIGVVLQENFLFNGSVRDNIAVHHPSSGMEEIIRVAQLAGAHEFILELPEGYDTMVGEKGTALSGGQRQRIAIARALLANPRLLIFDEATSALDYESERIIQNNLQRICHGRTVIIIAHRLSTLRHAHKILTMDKGKIVEYGSHEELMARKGLYHYLYSQQERAA